A stretch of the Bacillus licheniformis DSM 13 = ATCC 14580 genome encodes the following:
- the tig gene encoding trigger factor: MSVKWEKQEGNEGVLTVEVDADTFNKALDDAFKKVVKQVSIPGFRKGKVPRGLFEQRFGVEALYQDALDILLPVEYPKAVEEAGIEPVDRPEIDVEKIEKGENLIFTAKVTVKPEVKLGEYKGLGIEKDDTAVTDEDVQNELKSLQERQAELVVKEDGKVEEGDTVVLDFEGFVDGEAFEGGKAENYSLEVGSGSFIPGFEDQLVGLEAGAEKDVEVTFPEEYHAEELAGKPAVFKVKIHEIKAKELPELDDEFAKDVDEEVGTLAELTEKTKKRLEEAKENEADAKLREELVLKAAENAEADIPQAMIDTELDRMMKEFEQRLQMQGMNLELYFQFSGQDENALKEQMKEDAEKRVKSNLTLEAIAKAENLQVTDEEVEEELSKMAEAYNMPVENIKQAIGSTDGMKEDLKVRKAIDFLVENR; this comes from the coding sequence ATGTCAGTAAAATGGGAAAAGCAAGAAGGAAACGAAGGCGTTTTAACGGTTGAGGTAGATGCCGATACCTTTAATAAAGCCCTTGATGATGCATTTAAAAAAGTAGTAAAGCAAGTATCCATTCCTGGATTCCGCAAAGGGAAAGTGCCGCGCGGTTTGTTTGAACAGCGTTTTGGCGTAGAGGCGCTTTATCAGGATGCGCTGGACATCCTGCTTCCTGTCGAATATCCGAAAGCGGTAGAGGAAGCAGGCATTGAGCCTGTTGACCGTCCGGAAATCGATGTGGAAAAAATCGAAAAAGGCGAAAACCTGATCTTCACTGCGAAGGTAACGGTTAAGCCTGAAGTGAAACTTGGCGAATACAAAGGCCTTGGCATTGAAAAAGACGATACTGCCGTAACGGATGAGGACGTTCAAAACGAACTTAAGTCTCTCCAAGAGCGCCAGGCTGAACTCGTTGTAAAAGAAGACGGCAAAGTTGAAGAAGGGGACACTGTTGTTCTTGACTTCGAAGGATTCGTAGACGGCGAAGCATTCGAAGGCGGAAAAGCGGAAAACTATTCCCTTGAAGTCGGTTCAGGCTCTTTCATCCCGGGCTTTGAAGATCAGCTTGTCGGACTTGAAGCCGGTGCTGAAAAAGACGTTGAAGTGACATTCCCAGAGGAATACCACGCGGAAGAGCTTGCGGGCAAACCTGCGGTATTCAAAGTGAAAATTCACGAAATCAAAGCGAAGGAGCTTCCTGAGCTTGATGACGAGTTTGCGAAAGATGTCGACGAGGAAGTTGGAACGCTTGCCGAGCTGACTGAAAAAACGAAAAAACGTCTCGAAGAAGCAAAGGAAAACGAAGCGGACGCTAAACTTCGCGAAGAGCTTGTCTTGAAAGCAGCTGAAAACGCTGAGGCTGACATTCCTCAAGCGATGATCGACACAGAGCTTGACCGCATGATGAAAGAATTCGAACAGCGTCTGCAAATGCAGGGCATGAACCTTGAGCTTTACTTCCAATTCTCAGGACAGGATGAAAACGCGCTGAAAGAGCAAATGAAAGAGGATGCTGAAAAACGCGTGAAATCCAACCTGACACTGGAAGCGATCGCCAAAGCGGAAAACCTTCAAGTCACTGACGAAGAAGTCGAAGAAGAGCTTTCTAAAATGGCTGAAGCATACAACATGCCTGTTGAAAACATCAAACAAGCAATCGGTTCTACAGACGGAATGAAAGAGGACTTAAAAGTTCGCAAAGCAATTGATTTTCTTGTAGAAAACCGTTAA
- the ddcA gene encoding DNA damage checkpoint antagonist DdcA (acts as an antagonist to the cell cycle checkpoint enforcement protein YneA) — protein MKHDKKNSKIIPFPNVKERLVHKGMGALKEKNYHEALRLFSEAKRYNDEESDIYLGMAICLLEIGELEEAKGICEKMLKEGHGHYFTVLQVYMTILIQLRQYEKVKETIEAVLEENKLPPESAEQFYKLLDFSRKMTEDPGPEDITEDLPETEEVDQERLLNDTEEQVKLLHGLKDRNLTSYIGLLKTILQNPSAHPVVKTMILQLLAESDHEKPTLVAKFGDSMTINPTETVKPDDMPILKHVLSVLDDTLGNENPTLYQAVEELWRRHIYVLYPFQPKYSNRELWAAALHKVGYEMHGIDIDKEELHILYEFNDRQLDEACALIKDIEEISYL, from the coding sequence ATGAAGCATGACAAGAAGAACTCGAAGATCATACCGTTCCCGAACGTAAAGGAGCGTTTAGTGCACAAAGGGATGGGTGCGCTCAAAGAAAAGAATTACCATGAAGCGCTCAGGCTGTTTTCTGAAGCGAAGCGCTATAATGATGAGGAATCTGATATTTATCTGGGAATGGCCATCTGCCTGCTTGAAATCGGCGAGCTTGAAGAAGCGAAAGGCATCTGCGAAAAAATGCTGAAGGAAGGCCACGGCCACTATTTTACCGTTTTACAAGTCTATATGACGATTTTAATCCAGCTCAGACAATACGAAAAAGTTAAAGAAACGATCGAAGCTGTACTCGAAGAAAACAAGCTTCCTCCTGAAAGCGCGGAACAGTTTTATAAACTCCTTGATTTCAGCCGCAAGATGACGGAAGACCCGGGGCCTGAGGACATCACCGAAGACCTTCCCGAGACGGAGGAGGTTGATCAGGAAAGGCTTTTGAATGACACGGAAGAGCAGGTTAAGCTTCTTCACGGGCTGAAGGACCGCAATCTGACAAGCTATATCGGCTTGTTGAAAACGATTCTGCAAAACCCGAGCGCACATCCTGTCGTAAAAACGATGATTCTTCAGCTTTTAGCCGAGTCAGACCATGAAAAGCCGACGCTTGTCGCAAAATTTGGCGATTCGATGACAATTAATCCGACAGAGACGGTCAAGCCTGATGACATGCCGATATTAAAGCATGTTCTGAGCGTGCTCGATGATACGCTGGGGAATGAAAATCCCACGCTGTACCAGGCGGTCGAAGAGCTGTGGAGAAGGCATATTTACGTCCTCTATCCGTTTCAGCCGAAATACTCAAACCGCGAGCTCTGGGCTGCTGCACTGCATAAAGTCGGATATGAGATGCACGGGATCGACATCGATAAAGAGGAGCTTCATATTCTCTATGAATTCAATGACAGACAGCTTGACGAAGCCTGCGCGCTGATCAAAGACATAGAAGAAATTTCTTATTTGTAA
- the leuD gene encoding 3-isopropylmalate dehydratase small subunit, producing the protein MEPLKTHNGIAAVLNRINVDTDQIIPKQFLKRIERTGYGRFAFFDWRYLDNGDPNPDFELNRPEYKGASILIAGENFGCGSSREHAPWALDDYGFKIIIAPSFADIFHQNCFKNGMLPIRLPYEAWKELAEQYEYQSLTMTVDLEKQTITDHAGRQIAFEVDPHWKEMLLNGYDEISLTLLLEEEIEQFEKQRSSWLQA; encoded by the coding sequence ATGGAGCCATTAAAGACCCATAACGGAATAGCGGCGGTGCTAAACAGAATCAACGTAGACACGGACCAGATCATTCCGAAGCAATTTTTAAAAAGGATCGAAAGAACGGGATACGGCCGTTTTGCTTTCTTTGACTGGCGCTATCTGGATAACGGCGATCCCAATCCTGATTTTGAACTGAACCGGCCGGAATACAAAGGCGCTTCGATTTTAATCGCCGGCGAAAACTTCGGCTGCGGCTCTTCAAGGGAACACGCGCCATGGGCGCTTGACGACTACGGATTTAAAATCATTATCGCGCCGTCTTTTGCCGATATCTTTCACCAAAACTGTTTTAAAAACGGCATGCTGCCGATCCGCCTTCCTTATGAGGCGTGGAAAGAGCTTGCTGAACAGTATGAGTATCAATCTTTGACGATGACGGTCGATCTCGAAAAACAGACGATAACAGATCATGCCGGGCGGCAGATTGCCTTTGAGGTCGATCCGCATTGGAAAGAGATGCTGCTGAACGGTTACGACGAAATTTCTTTAACATTGCTCCTTGAAGAAGAAATCGAACAATTTGAGAAACAGAGAAGTTCTTGGCTGCAAGCATAA